The proteins below are encoded in one region of Acetoanaerobium noterae:
- a CDS encoding nucleoside recognition domain-containing protein, with protein MLVTSLKNGFKKGLETTWMLAKIVIPVYFFVTFLGHTPVLDFMAKIFEPFMNFFNLPGEAAIVLVMGNMLNIYAAIGAIKALSLTPFEVTVIALMLSFSHSLFMETAVVKKLNVSASKVVLMRLSLMILAGFIYGTLIGGVTL; from the coding sequence TTGTTAGTTACATCATTAAAAAATGGCTTTAAAAAGGGCCTAGAAACAACTTGGATGTTAGCCAAAATAGTTATTCCCGTATATTTCTTTGTTACTTTTTTAGGACATACTCCAGTACTGGATTTTATGGCTAAGATATTTGAACCATTTATGAATTTTTTTAATCTACCGGGTGAAGCAGCGATTGTTTTAGTTATGGGAAATATGCTCAACATCTACGCGGCTATTGGAGCGATAAAAGCACTTTCTCTTACTCCATTTGAGGTTACTGTTATAGCACTTATGCTTTCATTTTCTCATTCTCTTTTTATGGAGACAGCAGTTGTAAAGAAGCTAAATGTCAGTGCATCTAAAGTAGTTTTAATGAGATTATCATTGATGATTTTAGCTGGATTTATTTATGGGACATTGATTGGAGGTGTTACACTCTAA